From the Lathyrus oleraceus cultivar Zhongwan6 chromosome 4, CAAS_Psat_ZW6_1.0, whole genome shotgun sequence genome, one window contains:
- the LOC127074141 gene encoding acid beta-fructofuranosidase, translating to MVESGLILGFVSDPNGPLYYKGWYHFFYQYNPNGAVWGDIVWGHAVSRDIIHWLHLPLAMVADQWYDSNGVWTGSATILPDGQVIMLYTGSTNESVQVQNLAYPADLNDPLLVDWIKYPSNPVLVPPKGILPKDFRDPTTAWLTTEGKWRITIGSKINKTGVALVYDTVDFKTYERKDVLLNAVPGTGMWECVDFFPVSKKSENGSDTSINGVEVKHVMKVSLDDDRHDYYSLGTYDEKKVKFIADDFKNDVGVGLRYDYGIFYASKTFYDQKKNRRVLWGWIGESDSEYADVAKGWASVQSIPRIVKLDKKTGSNLLQWPVAEVESLRLKSDEFKNLKVKPGAVVSLDIETATQLDIVAEFEIDKEALEKTAQSNVEYECSTSGGASRRGALGPFGLYVLADKGLSEYTPVYFYVVKGSNGKLKTSFCSDQSRSSLANDVHKQIYGSVVPVLEGEKLSLRILVDHSIVESFAQGGRTCITSRVYPTRAIYGAARLFLFNHAIETNVTASLKVWQMNSAFIRPYHPDQKSQRN from the exons ATGGTGGAATCTGGTTTGATACTTGGCTTTGTTTCAGATCCTAACG GTCCATTGTATTACAAGGGATGGTACCATTTTTTCTACCAATACAATCCAAATGGTGCAGTTTGGGGAGACATAGTTTGGGGGCACGCAGTGTCAAGAGACATTATCCATTGGCTTCACCTTCCACTAGCAATGGTGGCAGATCAATGGTACGATAGTAACGGCGTTTGGACAGGCTCTGCTACCATCTTACCTGACGGTCAAGTCATCATGTTATATACCGGTTCGACCAATGAATCAGTGCAAGTTCAAAACCTTGCATACCCTGCTGATCTCAATGATCCTCTCCTTGTGGATTGGATCAAGTACCCTTCCAACCCGGTTCTCGTCCCTCCAAAAGGCATCCTTCCGAAGGACTTTCGAGACCCGACGACAGCTTGGCTTACTACCGAAGGAAAGTGGCGAATAACCATAGGCTCCAAGATAAACAAAACCGGTGTTGCATTGGTTTATGATACAGTGGATTTCAAGACCTATGAGCGTAAAGACGTGTTGCTTAACGCTGTTCCTGGTACTGGTATGTGGGAGTGTGTGGATTTTTTCCCTGTTTCTAAGAAGTCTGAAAATGGTTCGGATACTTCTATTAACGGCGTCGAGGTTAAGCATGTGATGAAGGTGAGTTTGGATGATGATAGACATGATTATTACTCATTGGGGACTTATGATGAGAAGAAGGTTAAGTTTATAGCAGATGATTTTAAAAATGATGTTGGTGTTGGATTGAGGTATGATTACGGTATATTCTACGCTTCCAAGACATTTTACGATCAGAAAAAGAATAGGAGAGTGTTATGGGGTTGGATTGGAGAATCCGATAGCGAATACGCTGATGTTGCCAAAGGCTGGGCTTCAGTTCAG AGCATTCCAAGAATTGTGAAGCTTGATAAGAAGACTGGTAGCAACTTGCTTCAATGGCCTGTTGCGGAGGTGGAGAGTTTGAGATTAAAAAGTGATGAATTTAAAAACTTGAAGGTTAAGCCAGGGGCAGTGGTGTCACTAGATATTGAAACTGCCACACAG TTGGACATTGTAGCCGAGTTTGAGATAGACAAAGAAGCTTTGGAGAAAACAGCTCAATCCAATGTGGAGTATGAGTGCAGCACCAGTGGCGGAGCTTCCCGTCGCGGTGCCTTAGGACCTTTTGGTCTATATGTTTTGGCAGATAAAGGTCTTTCTGAATACACTCCTGTGTACTTTTATGTTGTAAAGGGAAGCAATGGAAAACTCAAGACTTCTTTTTGCTCTGATCAATCAAG GTCTTCTCTTGCAAATGATGTTCATAAACAAATCTATGGGAGTGTAGTACCAGTACTTGAAGGAGAAAAATTATCCTTAAGGATACTA GTGGACCATTCTATAGTTGAAAGCTTTGCTCAAGGTGGAAGAACATGTATAACATCAAGAGTTTATCCAACAAGGGCAATTTATGGAGCTGCTAGATTGTTCTTATTCAACCATGCTATTGAAACCAATGTCACTGCCTCTCTCAAAGTTTGGCAGATGAATTCTGCATTTATACGCCCATACCACCCTGATCAAAAGAGTCAGAGAAATTAA